In the Mytilus galloprovincialis chromosome 10, xbMytGall1.hap1.1, whole genome shotgun sequence genome, one interval contains:
- the LOC143048412 gene encoding trophoblast glycoprotein-like has translation MKASIVVVIICLIVQQTNCEKKCHQKCICNPKVLTCKGFNQDDIEGDEFANSITTDLERIHITDGDIPELPRNLLGSCADDSSYHLNALKKLDLQNNGIKKINGQTLHCVPNLEELNLANNQWNVSTVHTRTFTNIQNLKKLNLSDALHDKIDSKDHIKHLRLVFLESPFTKLEVLALDNNKLSVYDADTANTMCTFTSLKRLNLAHNIIPSLTFYHKRCLTHLEHLDLSYNSINTFKPYSNHNGLLFSLDQIQKASNLSVNFYGNEFNCDCKMQDFHDWLKRTEVHVFKKNSLICHDGLHFNRSIVSLPSAEFVCLSGDSSSNRSSSSAAVGVLVTMFVLLAIFLSVIAYIKRDTIKHFVTSFKRPSMAKSHLLGNYSSVNNENATDIEV, from the coding sequence ATGAAAGCAAGTATTGTTGTCGTTATTATATGTCTTATTGTACAGCAAACGAATTGCGAGAAAAAATGTCACCAAAAATGCATTTGTAACCCAAAAGTTCTCACCTGTAAAGGTTTTAATCAAGATGACATTGAGGGTGATGAATTTGCAAACTCAATTACAACTGATCTTGAAAGAATTCATATAACAGATGGGGATATTCCTGAATTGCCAAGAAATCTTCTTGGATCATGTGCTGACGACTCCAGTTATCATCTGAATGCTTTGAAAAAGTTAGACTTACAAAACAATGGGATAAAGAAAATCAATGGACAAACACTACACTGTGTGCCAAATTTGGAAGAATTGAACCTTGCAAATAATCAGTGGAACGTTTCTACAGTGCACACACGGACatttacaaatattcaaaatttgaaaaagttgAATTTAAGTGATGCTTTGCATGACAAGATTGACAGTAAAGATCATATCAAACATCTTCGGCTTGTGTTCTTGGAAAGTCCATTCACCAAACTTGAAGTATTGGCACTTGACAACAACAAATTATCGGTTTATGACGCAGATACTGCTAATACAATGTGTACAtttacatcactgaagagattAAATCTTGCTCACAACATAATTCCGAGCTTAACCTTTTATCATAAAAGGTGTTTGACACATCTGGAACACCTCGATTTATCTTACAATAGTATAAATACATTCAAACCATATTCTAACCATAATGGGCTATTATTTTCACTGGATCAGATTCAGAAAGCATCAAATCTTTCTGTTAATTTCTATGGAAATGAATTCAACTGTGATTGCAAGATGCAAGATTTCCATGACTGGTTAAAGAGAACAGAAGTCCATGTTTTTAAGAAAAACAGCCTGATATGTCATGACGGTTTGCACTTTAATAGATCCATAGTATCACTCCCGTCAGCTGAATTTGTGTGTTTGTCTGGGGACAGTAGCAGTAACAGATCTAGTAGTAGTGCAGCCGTTGGTGTTTTGGTCACAATGTTTGTCTTGCTTGCTATATTCCTGAGTGTAATTGCTTACATCAAGAGAGATACAATTAAACATTTTGTAACCTCATTCAAGAGACCATCTATGGCCAAGAGCCATCTGTTAGGTAATTATTCATCAGTGAATAATGAAAATGCAACAGACATAGaagtttaa